tgattgtcgtttgggttttgcggGAAAAATGGCGCAAAACATATATGATAGTGTCCATCTAAGAATGTTCATGGATCCTCCCTCACTATCTTTAATACATAAGTttcttctttgccaaaaataaaattaaaaaatcaaccaATACCGACAACGTGTTTGATTAAGATTAACCAAGGCCTCGTGGTTGTCCTAAACTTTAATCTAACAGCTCTAAGCCAAggaaaaaatacggtttagtccaaaatcccatccaaatatactagttagtccacacccattcaactaggtacaaattagtcatttatttatttgaaatatgaaaagtacactaataacctttaatatttacaatttagtccaaatatttttcGGTTTAGTCCACAGTGACTGATGATGACGTCACCGATTTTAAATaacataaaaataattttaaaacgatttatctttcgaaccgctcATTCAGAATTtaaaaactttatatattcgaaaAACTCTTTTCgatagctacaaaaagagtatccatatgactatataattttcatttttttaaaagaTTTAATTTTCACTTCATTATTTGATGTGTACAAAAAAGTGCGCCTGCACAAAACTTTTAAAAGCTTATGCAGTCAGTTTTTCACATGTGCACCACTTTGTATACAccaacaaaatattgatgaaattgGTCATTCGTATCCACTCTCAAACCTACTTTTTCACGAAATTATACTGGTGCatcaatatgtacacccctgcaaaacatgcatgaAACCGTTTATTCGTAACCACACAAATTTACTTTTTCATGGGAAAATACACTTGTGCATAAAAAGTCTCAAACTCAGAATTCAGtgggttttgatatttgttttccTCAACAACAACTTGTGGAATTGAATATTAATGAAGCAGAAGTGAAAAATTTATTGAAGTTGGTCAGAGTATTCCCACTTTGGTGCCCAATGTAAGTATGATTAATAATGCTATAGAAATGGAGGAATTGGAAATTGTTGATACTGCTCAAGTTTTAACTAAAATGCAGTCTGAGGTTGGAAAAGTAGAGGAATGGAAGGAAGTTTCAGGCAAAGCTCCAAAAGCAAGGAAGTTAAATTCTCAAAGTGATGGGGGTAAGAATTTTGGCTCTCCTAGTAAATTTAATACTATAATTGAGGTGGTAGAAAAGCAGGATCAGTTTTCAAGAGTGGTTGCAAGACCTACAAAAGGTAAACTACCTAAAGGAATTCCTAATGTTGTTACTAGAAAAAAAGCTAGCGGTTCAGTTAAAAAGAATTCAGTCATAGGGAGTTATAATAATTCCCAAAACTCTCCTTCTCAATGAGAGTTGCTTATTGGAATATCAGAGGTTTGTGGAGAACTCAAGCCAAAGATAAACTTAGGAGTTTAGTAAATAATTTTAGTCATTCTTTATTATGGGTTGCAGAACCTAAAGTAAGAGTTTATGGTAGTTTTTTGAGGCACTTAAAGTTACCTGGTATGAATCAAATGGTAATACATAATTCAACTGACACAAGAAAAGGGAATATCTGGTTGTTTTGGCATTCTTCATTATCAACTCCTTCAGTAATTTCCACTTCAAGAAAAACTATAACAATTCAAGTTGGTGAAGTTTTAGTTACAGGCATTCATGCTGCTTGCTTGACTATTGATAGAAGATCATTATGGGATGAATTGAACTTAATAAGTATGCAGCAAAGGCCTTGGCTGGTAATAGGTGATTTTAATGTAGTTCTTACTATTGAGGAGAAAAAAGGAGGTAGAGCTCCATTAAGAATCTCAATGCGAGAATTCAGAGAATGTCTTGAATCATGTAATTTGGTGCAAGCCCCTAAATCTGGCATTAATTTCTCTTGGTGTAATAATAGGATGGGCAGAAAAAGAATTTTGTGTGACCTGGACAAGGTTTTTTTCATTTTGCAGTGGTTGGAAAAATATGAAGGGTGGAGCTATAAAGTGAATGTCAGAGGGGCATCAGATCATGGAGCTTTATTAGGTGGAAATGTTAATATTGCAAAACCAAAGAACATTCCATTTAAATATCAATCTGTGTGGACAACTCACCCTGGTTTTATGAACATTCCATTTATTTTTACTAGTAAGCTTAAAAGGCTGAAAACTATCTTAAGGAAATGGAATTGGGAAGTTTTTGGAGATCTGAGAATTAAAGTAAAAACTACATAAGAGAAAGTACTAGCAGCTACTTTGGAATCTGATTCTGATCCAGAGAATATTGAGTTGTTGAATAAATTGGTTACTGCAAGAGGGGAACATGATCTAGCCTCCCAACAATTAAATGAACTTCTGAGGGCAAAGTCAAGAACACAATGGGTTAAAGAGGGTGGAGCCAACACAACTTTATTTCATTCTACTATGAGGATTATAAGAGCTTATAATAATATATCAGAATTGGAAGATACTGAAGGTAATATTGTCACTGAACAAGATCAAATCTCAGATATTTTGGTAAAtcattatcataagaagtttgaAGAAAAGCAGGTGTGTTTTAATGAAGAATTATTTGAAGTGATACCTAAAGTATTAACTGAAGAATACAACATTTTCCTTGATGATATTCCTTCTCAAGAGGAGATAAAGAAAACTGTTTTTGGAATGAATTCAAATAGttctccaggaccagatggttttccTGGAAATTTTTATAAATTTTCCTGTGAGGTGGTTGGAATGGAGTTAATTGAGGCTATTCAATATTGTTGGGGTAACAGATTTATACCAAAGGGTTTTAAtactaatttcttatttttacttCCTAAGGTTCAAGGAGCTAAGAGAGCTGAAcatttcagaccaattggtctagcAAACTTCAGTTTCAAGATCATCACTAGAATTATAACTGATAGAATTGGAACTGTAATTGGTATAATGATATCAGAACAACAAGGGGCTTTCATCAAAGGCAGGAATATTCATGAGAAAGTAGTTTTGGCATCAGAATTGATAAATGAACTGGATTGTAAGAGAAGGGGTGGAAATGTTGGTCTTAAAATTGATATTACACAAGCATATGATTCTTTAAGCTGGGACTTTCTTTTTGAGGTTCTCATAAGATTTGTATTTTTCAGAGCTGGGTATTTAATGGCTAAGGAAAATATTTACTTCGGCTAGAATTTCTGTTCTTGTTAATGGTGGGCCTTGTGGATTTTTTGGAGTTGGAAGAGGGTTAAGACAGGTTGATCCCCTTTCACCAATACTTTTTGTGTTAGCTGAGGAGGTTCTGAGTAGAAATATAACCAAACTGGTTCATGATAGAAAAATGCAAGCAATGATTTGCAGGGGGATTCAGCCAACTCATTTAAtgtttgttgatgatattttcattttcagcaatgaaaataaaaagactTTGGAGAACTTGATGAGTCTGTTAATGAAATATCAAGCTAACTCAGGACAAGAAGTAAACAAGAACAAGAGTAAATGTTTTGTGGGGGGGTGTAACAACAGATAGGAAGCATGACATAGCTAATTTCTTACAGATGGAACTTTCTTATttcccagataaatatttgggagtTATTCTCAATCCAGGAAGAGTTAAAATTAACCAAGTATGGGGGATGGTGGAGTCAATGCAAAAGATGTTAGCTGGTTGGATTGGTAAAATGTTAGCTTTTGCAGCAAGATTGATACTAGTTAAACATGTCTTATGCAGCTTACCAATATACACAATGGTTGTTTATAAATGGCCAAGGACAGTTTTACAAACATGTGAAAGAATTATAAGAAACTTTTTGTGGTCTGGGGATCCATCTGTGAAGAAGCTGATTATAGTGAAATGGGATGAAGTTAATGCACCAATCGAAGAAGGGGGTTTAGGTTTAAGAAGACTTGAAGTTATGAACAAAGCTATGCTTATGAAGCTATTATGGAAGATTGAAAATGAAGATGAGGAATGGACTATGTTTATGAGAGccaaatttaaagataaaaatggaGAGTAGATAAAGTATTACAAACAATCATCAATATGGCGAGGTCTTAAATGGGTTATGTCTGAGATGGAGGAAGGTAGCAGATGGCTTGTGGGGGATGGAGAAAAAATTTATGTTTGGAAGGATAAATGGATCAAAGATTTTGCTCTAATTGATAGATATGCTGAGGACCCAtatgtcaggaaaaatgataagCTCAAGGTTAAAGATTTAATTCATAATGGACAATGGCAAATCCCAAGGCCTATGTTGCAGTTTTTTGATTTAAGTGAATTACCAGTTCTGATGAATGGGAAGGATAAAAGAGTATGGATAAGTGATATTACTGGAGATTTCACAGTGGCTGGTGCAGCTCAATTCATAAGGAAGAAATTTGCAAATATAAACTGGGCAAAGCAAGTTTGGCACCCTTGTATTCATCCAATACTTCTAGCAATCTATGAAAGATTTTGAGAAAAGCTTGTGCAACAGAGGAAACAGTAAGAAAAAAAGGGTTCTCAATTGTATCTAAATGTTATCTCTATGGAAACAACCAAGACACTATGGATCATATCCTATGGACTTACAGTTTCAGTGAACAGATATGGCTGTGGTTAGGTGGAATTTTTCACTGCACAAGTCCAAAAAAGTTTGGGGATGTCTTGAATATTGCTAAAGGAAAAAGCCCTGCAATTAAAGAGATATGGTATAATAATGCATTTAATATTATGGTGAATCTTTGGTTTGAAAGAAATTCAATACTATATGAAGCTACAACCCCTGatgtggaaaaatttaaacaaagaGTAATGCAAGTTACCAAGTAGTGCAGATTAAGAATGAAAGGTGAAATGTTGGGGTCTGTGTATGACTTGAACATACTCTTGAGCTTTGAAATATCTGGGGTTAAAACTAAAACTGCAAGAGTGAAGCAGTGCTTCTTCAGATTACCAACTCTGAACCAAGTACTAATTTGCTGTGATGGAGCTTGTAAAGGAAACCCAGGAGTTGCTGGTTTGGGTTTTGTTGCAAGGGTAAGTTCAGGTGAATGCATTGGTGCTGCTTCAGGTGGTTTAGGTTTGGCAACCAATTATTTGGCTGAAGTAATGGCTTTAATTGTGGCTGGAGAGTGGGCAGTGAGCAAGCAGTTCAGGGAGGTTTGTTTCCAGCTTGACTCAAATGTTGTTTTGTTAGCTTTTACAAATAACAAGGTGTCATGGATTTTTAAAAGCATATGGGAAAGAATAAGGCAACACATACTTGCAATAAGCTTGAGACATTCCTATAGAGAAGTAAACTTCTCTGTTGATGAAATGGCAAAGAAAGGAGTTAGTTTAAGTATGGGGCATTACTATACTATGATCCTAAACCTCAATTTCTTAGGAGATTGGAGGAGGAAGATGGTACATATTTCAGATTTGAGTAGGGAGTGTTTACTGTACAAatgtttggttttcttttttttttttttctgttttgtattGGGCCTTGGAATGTATTGGTCTTTTTAGTTTTCAATGAGCCTTATATAATGGGCTCAGTTCTATAACTTTGATTTTTTGAGTAATAAATTCATGATTTAGAAAAAAAACACTTGTGCatcaatatgtacacccctgcaGAAGATGCATAAAAAGGATCATTCATGACCACACCTAACCTTCTATTTCATGGAAATTACATGGGCATACATATTTGTACACCTCTCCAAACATGATAAAAttgatcattcataaccacacataAACTTACTTTTTCATTGGAATTACATAGATGCACCCTACAAAACAATTCATATATAAAATCGACCATTTATACCCACACATCGACCTATATTTCATGGAGAATACACTGGTGCACATATATGTACACACATACAAAACATGGAAAAAACAACAATATTCGCCTACAAACTAATCTATTTCATTGGATTTACACAAGCGCACTAATATGTACACAGCTACCCATTGTATAAAcataatatatgaaaactcagatggatttgaaccatcaacctccaCAAACCTTGTGATATGCTTGGGCgctctaccattttgagcttTTGAGTCCCTAAATTAAATGCataaaacgaagaagaaaaaaaattatgcaaaAGGTGCATCAGGGTATGATAGAATCAGCACGTGTACAACTACGCACACATCaacaatcaacaggtgtacaactaagTACACTTTAACAATCAACAGGTTTGTAAGTACATatacattaagaatcaacatgtgcaTAACTCTGTGTCCCAGGTTGCTCTCACCAACAAGGTGACAACCATTTGAATATCAACAAAATA
This DNA window, taken from Papaver somniferum cultivar HN1 chromosome 3, ASM357369v1, whole genome shotgun sequence, encodes the following:
- the LOC113360088 gene encoding uncharacterized protein LOC113360088, which gives rise to MKGEMLGSVYDLNILLSFEISGVKTKTARVKQCFFRLPTLNQVLICCDGACKGNPGVAGLGFVARVSSGECIGAASGGLGLATNYLAEVMALIVAGEWAVSKQFREVCFQLDSNVVLLAFTNNKVSWIFKSIWERIRQHILAISLRHSYREVNFSVDEMAKKGVSLSMGHYYTMILNLNFLGDWRRKMFSMSLI